The Mucilaginibacter rubeus genomic interval CCGAGGATAACGAGGTAATGAAATGGGCTTATCTGAATAGCTATCACCAAACCGGCCTGAAAAACCTGTTGGATATTGCCGTGCTGGAACATGCAGATGAGCATGCATGCCTTATTGAAGGAGAGCGATATCAGAAAGTAGATGAGATCCCGTTCGATTTTCAGCGCCGCCGCATGTCTGTGATCCTGGAGGAAAACGATGGCCGCCATTTGCTCATTTGCAAGGGTGCCGTAGAAGAAATGCTGGATTTGTGCAGTCATGCTTTTGACCCGGGAGAAAATCATCAGCTGCAGATTCACAGCGACGCCATCATTTTGATGGATGAAAAGATGCGTAAAACCGTGTTGGACACTACACGGAAATTAAATGAAGAAGGTTTGCGTGTTTTATTGATCGCGATCAAAGAGACCGACAAACGGCCGCTTACTTATTCCGTTGCAGATGAAAGCAATTTGATCCTGACCGGGTTTATCGGTTTTCTTGATCCTGCTAAGCCATCTACAAAACCTGCTATTGAAAGCCTGCATGAGCTGGGAGTTGAGGTTAAAGTACTCACCGGCGATAACGAGATTGTTGCCAGGAAGATCTGTAAAGATGTAGGTATCCCTGTTCAAAACGTTTTGCTGGGTAGCGAAATAGAACACTTGAATGATGAAGCGTTAAAGATCAGGTTGAATGATACAAGCATACTTGCCAAACTGAGCCCGATACAAAAATCGCGTATTGTAAAGCTGTTACAGGAGCAAGGCAATACCGTAGGTTTTATGGGCGATGGCATCAATGACGCGGCCGCGCTGCGGGATGCGGATGTAGGCATTTCTGTTGATACTGCCGTTGATATAGCTAAGGAAAGCGCGGATATCATCCTGCTGGAAAAAGACCTGATGGTGTTGCGTAAAGGCGTTATTTACGGCCGTCGCACTTTTGGCAATATCATTAAATACATCAAGATGACTGCCAGCAGCAATTACGGCAATATGTTCAGTATGCTGGGTGCAAGCGCGCTGTTGCCATTTCTGCCTATGCTGCCGATACAACTCCTGGTGCAAAACCTGTTGTATGATATTTCCCAGATCTCTATCCCCTGGGATAGCATGGACAGGGAGTTTATAGATCAGCCACAGCGGTGGGATGCAAGGGGCATCAGCAAGTTTATGCTTTACATAGGGCCTATCAGTTCAATATTTGATTACGCTATGTTCGCGGTGATGTTTTTCCTGTTCAAAGCCAATACGCCGGCGAATCAAAGCCTTTTCCAAAGCGGCTGGTTTATTGAGGGGCTGTTGTCTCAGACACTGATTGTGCATATGATCCGTACGCGTAAAATACCGTTTATTCAGAGCTGGGCAACGGCTCCGGTTCTGGCGCTAACTTCGCTGATTATGCTGATTGGGATTGCTTTGCCATTTTCGCCATTGGCGCCGGCGCTTAAGCTACAAGCCCTGCCACTAAGCTACTTCCCATGGCTGATAGGCATTTTGGCCAGCTATTGCGTGCTTACACAGTATGTTAAGAATTGGTTCATCAAACGGTTTGACCAATGGCTTTAAAAAAGAAACGAAGCAAAAGAAAGAAAGCCCGTTTTTTATGGTGGCTTATTGCGGTCTTGCTTTTGATTTTGGTAAACTTGTTAGTCGGCAAATGGCTTTTGCCGCATAAATAATTAACTCATTTTATTTTTTACCGGTAAGCGCTCTTCAGGGGGCGCCTGCCATAGCTATGCCTAAATTTATGCAAAAAGTATTTTTTACAATCCTTACTTTATTAATGATCTCCGCCGGAGCGATGGCGCAAAAAGCTGATTCAACTTTGTCAAATCCTTTCAGCCTGCACTTTCAGCAAACGGTTATTACGCAGTATAAGCCCGGGTTCAGCGCATTGTATACCGGGCTCAATAGCCTTTCTCCAGGCGGCGAAACACAAACGTCTATTACATCTACCTTATTTGGCGCTGCACGCTTGTGGCGCGGCGCAACTGCGGTATTTAATCCGGAGTTGTCTGGTGGTTCTGGTCTGAGTAAAACCACTGGTATTGCAGGTTTTCCCAACGGCGAAACTTTTAGGGTGAACAGCGTTGCACCGGCCATTTATATTGCCCGTTTGTACCTTACACAGCGGTTTGAATGGGGAAAAGAAAAAGATACCGTTGCCGACGATGTGAACCAGCCGGCAAGTGTGCAAAGTAAACGTTACTTCTCGGTAACAGCAGGCAAATTTGGAATGGCCGACTTTTTTGACGGCAATACATTTAGTCATGATCCACGCAGCCAGTTCATGAACTGGTCGCTCATGGATAATGGGGCGTGGGACTACCCGGCTAACACCCGCGGATATGTATTGGGGCTGTATACCGAACTTGGGCAACTCACCTGGACACTACGGTTTGCTTTTACGTTGAGTGTAACAGAAGCCAATTCATCTACCTGGGATGGAAAAATCGGTAAAGCCAATACTCAGACTCTGGAGTTTGAAAAACGTTATCAGGTTGTAAATCGCCCAGGAGTATTTCGAATCTTAACATTTATGAACAATGGTAAAATGGGCAATTATCGTGAGGCCATCCGGGAAAATCCGGTTACGCCGGTAGTGGATACCACCCAGCGTTATGGCCGCCACAAATATGGATTTGGCATTAACGCCGAACAATATTTAAGTAAGGATTTTGGCGTATTTGCAAAGGTTAGCTGGAACGACGGGCATACACAAATCTGGTATTTTACCGAGATTGACCGCTCTTTGAGTTTTGGCGGTGTGCTGAAAGGGAACTTATGGAAACGCCCGGATGATGAACTGGCATTGGCCTTTGTGGCCAACGGGCTTTCGTCACCACACCGGGACTATCTGGCGGCCGGTGGTTATGGCTTCATCATTGGTGATGGAAAACTCAACTATTCGTCAGAAATGATCGCTGAACTTTACTATAAGATCAATGCCTGGCAGAAAAAGCTTTGGCTTTCGCCAGACTACCAGTTTGTACTGCACCCCGCTTATAATGCAGACAGAGGTCCGGTACATGTTTTAGGAATCCGGGCGCATGTGGAATTCTAAAAGATATAGGGGATAGTCCGGCCGGTTAGATTAATGGCTTAAAGTTAGCTATACTTCGGACCCGGCTCCTGGAGCGAAAAGGAAACGTTAATTTTAAACGTTTCCTTTTTTATGCTTAAAACTTTTGAAAAATTCAATAACATAAAGTCAAAACCCGCTCTCCCGGATGGAATCGTATCTGCCTGAATCTGCAGTGGGTACAAGCGTTAAAACTTTCAGCTTGCAACAGCTTAATAAAGCCCGCAAACGGGTGGACGATACTAATGACAAACTATTGCATCCCGATAACGCAGTCACCGGCAGGCGAATTAACGTCAAACATGAGATTACTCCGGGTAAACAAGCGATGATTGATTTACCCAAAGGACAGTCAGCGGTTCGCTATATCGTAATAAAACTAAAAATATCTAACATAGAATATTACAAACAAGCGCTTCGCTCAACTATATTGCAGACAAAATTTGATGGCGAGTAAATTGTAGTCATTATGCAAAACGAAGAAAATAAACATCTACTGGTACGGGTTCAGCAAGGCAAAAAGCGCAGTGGCCAAAAAACAAAGCCAGCCAACACCATTACCAACAATTAAATAAAAACCAAGACACTAAACTATAGCATATGAATAAAGTTAAATTATTATGCCTGGGATTGATCACAATAACAGGCAGCGCTTTTGCCCAGGAAAAGGGTGTGCCAACGCCGCAATGGCGGCCGGCATATCACTTTACACCACAAAACAACTGGACAAATGATCCTAACGGCCTGATATTTTTAAATGGCGAATTCAATTTATATTACCAGCACAACCCTTTTGAAAACAAATGGGGACACATGAGCTGGGGCCATGCCACCAGTAAGGACCTGATCAGCTGGAAACATCTCCCTGTTGCCATTCCCGAAGTCATTACAAAAGATACCACTACGTGGATCTATTCGGGTTCGGCGGTATTGGATAAAAACAATACCAGTGGTTTTGGCGTAAACGGAAAACCTCCATTGGTAGCCATTTTTACTGCCGATCAGCCTAAACAGAAAAAAGAATCGCAATTTATTGCCTATAGTAACGATGGAGGCTTAAGTTATAAGCAATATGCTAAAAACCCGGTTATCGACCTGAATATGCATGATTTTCGTGATCCCAACGTTTTCTGGCATGAGGAGTCAAAGCAATGGGTAATGACCGTTTCAATGGTTGATGAGCATATGGTAAGGTTTTACGGCTCAAAAAACCTGAAAGATTGGACTAAGCTAAGCGATTTTGGTCCGGCGGGGTTTACTAAAAACGGCTGGGAATGCCCGTCTATACTTCCGTTGGTAGTTGATGGTAATCCGGCCAATATCAAGTGGGTACTTTTTGTATCGCTGGGAGGCGAGCATGGTCCGCTGATCCAATATTTTGTAGGCGATTTTGACGGTACAACTTTCAAGAACATTAACGATAACAGCAAAATTTTAAAAACGGATTATGGCGATGCTTTTTATGCCGCCATAGCCTGGCGTGATGCCCCTCAAAACAAAAAGATCCTGTTAGGCTGGCTGCAAAACGGAAGACAGGAAACTTACCCATGGAAAGGCCAGATGTCTATCCCGCATGACCTTTCTTTGAAAACTACAAGCGAAGGATTGGTACTTAATCAACTGCCATCGGTGTTTGTAACCAAAGCTTTGCCTAAATATGCTAAAGGTAAGCCGGTTGAAAAAAAGAATGTGACTATCGGTAGCTCCGGTCTGAAGCTTCCCGGCGATGGTAACGCCTATTGGATAGATGCGGAGTTTGATATTAAAAACGCCAAAAGAGTTGGATTTAATGTGGTTGAAAAAGCAGGTACCGATAAAAAGGTAGTAGTAGGCTATGATGCCGAAAAGCAACAACTTTTTGTTGATTGCACCGGCTCCGAAAAGAATAATAAATCGCCCGAAAACCTGGTGCAAACAGCTCCGATGAGTATAACCGGCGGAATTGTTAAGATCAAGGTCTTGGTTGACAGGTCTTCGCTGGAAGTATTTGGCAACGATGGTGAGAAAGTAATTTCAACAATGATCTACCCGGATAAAGAAGCGACAGGTTTATCGGCCTTTGCCGATGGCGAGGCGGCTATTAAAAACTTAAAATTGTGGAATTTGAATAACGATGTAAAGTAATACAGATCGTTTCCTGTAAAAAGCCGGTGTTTCTTGAAAAGATACACCGGCTTTTCTTTTTGTCAGCCTATACCGGTAGGTATTTATTAAGCACCTTCCCGTTGTTGTAAGCTACTGAGCTTTCCAATTTTAGAATCTTTCTCTCCTTAAATATGGATAGTCCGCTTCCGATGGCAACCGGGCATGTGAAAATAAAATATTCGTCGATAAGGTTTAGGCTGATTAATGAGCTCACAAAATCGATGCCCCCGTAAACCAGGATGTCTTTGCCGGCCTGGTTTTTGAGTGCCTTTACAACGGTGGCCAGGTCTCCGTTTTCAACTTCTACATTGGCACCGTTTACGGCCGTTTCTGTACTGCTGAAAACAACTTTACGCATATTTACAATCAACTGTCCTAAAGTTCGCTGAGGGCCATCGGGTTGATTATCGGCTACATTTTGCCAGTGTTCCATGAATCCTGATTTGGCCAGCTTACTTCCCAGTAAAAGGGTATCGCTGCTGTCGGCCAGATCTACTATTTTTTGAAGGCCGGCTTCATCTCCGCCGGAGAGAAATACCCAGTCGTTTTCGCCGTTTGGCCCGGCTGCAAAACCATCAATGCTTATCTGTATCTGTAATTTTAACTTTCTCATATAAATAGTTTTTAATAAATGATCGTTGTTTTGTTCATAACAAAGATCATTAAAGGGCATATAACAAGGCGGGTGTAATCACGACCAACAAGAGGTGATTTGCGGCAAAAAATGCGAGGTATTTAAAATGATGTTTCGAAAACTTCATATTTTTAATTCACCATGATTTTTCAATAACTTGCTTTCGGAAGCACTTAATCCCTGACCTTACATTTCCCATGCATCAAAATATCAGAGCGGACAAGCCATTAATAAAAAATAGGTTTTGGTTACTCTTGCTATTGAGTTTATTTACCTCCTGTGCAAGACCAAATGGAGATTGGAAAACGATTGAATTAGGCCGGTACCTACTGGATGTTCCGCAGGATTTTAACTTCAAACTTCAAAATGGTATCGACTCGCAGGGAGGTGAAATTACGAATGATACAATTAAGCTTTATACAGATTTTGGCTACTATACCGATACCTTATTTCAAACACCCCAGGAGTATTTAAATAAACGCTGGTTTATTTTTGACGCGCAAACACAGTTTGAAAAACCGGGGATTACTTACGATAACAACACTTATCCTAAAATAGATGTTATTGCTATCAGACCGTCAACTGTTCAGGATAGCGATAAAGTCGGCTTTTTTAGTGGTTCAGATTATATTGCCACATGTAAACATGAAAACAGGTTGTTTAACTGGCCTGTAAAATTGCCCCAGGATATAAAACGGCATATTGTTAAGATAGATACCTTTAATCATTTGTACAGGCGATTGGCTGTGCCGATTAATGGAACAATGGGCGAAACCGCTGTTTATATGCGTGATAAAAGGAGTTATAATAATTCGATAGGTAATTATTACGGTATCGTAATTGGCACAGATTCGCTTTCTGTAAAACAGCAAATCTTGGTATTAAAGATATTTAATACCCTCCGTCCCAAGCTGGCGCATAATTAGGTTACCTTAAGCGGTTTTCTGAGTATTACTATTGCTACCAAGCATAGAAAGCACTTTTAACACAGCAGGTATGCCGGCGCCAAGTGCAGTAATGTAAGTTAATATTTGACTATAAGCTTCCTGTTGCGATACGATCAGGAAGATCAATATGCCTATTATCGATAGGTTCAATGGCACTTTCAGGCTGCTCCAGTTGCCGGTATCTTTTACCTGGGCTTTAATGCGTTCAACCTCGCTGTTACCAATGGCAGTCAGGATATAATTGCGAAAACCTTTGTTAAACAGCATCAGGGTGCCCTGGCTCCTGGTGATCAGTCCTTTGTATATCAGCATGCTCAGGTTATAATCATCGTAAGGATTAACCAGGCCATCTTCGGCCAGGTCATAAAGCAAAAATTTCTCTTCCTTGGTGAGCGACTGCCAGATATAAGTATAAAAATAATGCGAGCTGATTTGCATTTTAAAAATCAGGGTATCGGTTGCAAGGCCCACACCTTCGTCATTGAGCAATGGCAGGGTGTCCATCGCTTTTTCTTTCATATCATGGAGGTAGTGAGTATAGCGCGTTTCTTCTGTTATGCTGTGCCTTAAATTCTTGATATTTTTAGGCAAATGTGGTGCAGTGGGCGTTGCTTTTAGTTTTACCCGGCGCGCAAAATGCAGACGCCATTCTCTCTCAGATGCTTTGCTGCGTACCCTTGTAACGGCGTTTTTCTTTTTCTTCCGCAACCGTACACCTGTGCCCTGCAATGGCTGTATAATGATCCGGAAATGCCCTAACAATACATGCCAGCGTTCCAGTTCACTTTCTGATACATTGCCGTCGCGTTTAGATGAATCGGCACTTGCAGTGCCCGCGGTTTGCGCTTTATCAGCATTGTTTTTTCTTTGCTCCTCGGTAAATGAATCAAGGAAAGTAAGCGGGTGCACCGTTGATATGATCATGATCTTACTTTTGCCCTGCAACATCAGCGATTCCAAAAAATTGAGCTTTATGCTATTGGTCTGGGAATCTTTAATGTTGTATTCAAAGTGGTTTATAATAACAAGTTTGTTGCTTTTTTTTAAGGCATCTGCTTTGCATTTTTTCCAGTCTTCATCGTCGTTTTCTGTGGGTATCCTGATCATATCAGCCACGAATACATTATCGTCGGGCCTGGTGCCTTCGCTGTACAATAAAGGTTTACCGTGTTTGTCTTTAAATAGCCTGCTTTTTATTTTGTTCTGAATGTTTTTTAGCTTGCCTGAACCCGGAGGCCCAACTATTAGCAACAGGGAGTTCAGTTTATCATCAAGCAGCAATTGTTCATCCATTTCCCGCCAGCCATCCTGCGAGGGGAGCCCCAAAGCAAATAGTTTTCTTATCACATTATGGATCATGTAAAAGAAACCGACAACCAACAGGCTGAGTAAAATTACCGGTATTAAATAATGTAAATCAAATATGGCCTCAAATGATGGGTGATAGCCAAGGGCCGCCGAACCAAGGCCAAGAAAGGCTTTGTCAGTCAGTTTGTAAATTGTATTTGTTGATATGTCATTTGTGTTGGTAAGCTTGTTGAAAAAAGCATCGGAGCCCACATTGGCATAAACCATGTTATTGCTTCTTATTTCGATATCTTTTACCTGCAGCTTAAAAGCATTTAATAATTGCACGGTCAGGAAGTCTTCTTTAAGATACCGTCCGTAGTGTTCAACGCTGTCGATATGTTTTTGATCCGAAACGATACCATAATTATTGATAAACGAACTATCAATGTATGCACCAACGGGGAGTTTGCCTTGCTCAATGGTATTCTTCGGCATTTTTTGAACCAGATCTTTAGCAAAATGGAAGTGTTTATACCTGGTCTCTAAATTTTGCTCATAGTTAGATGCGTATATGAAAAAGAAGGCAACAGGGATGCCGCTGGTTATAACAAGGCGCGTAGTAGCCATAAAGGCAAAGCTGTGGGTGTAGGTCCAGAAAGAGGTTTCTGTTTTTTTTAGCGATTTGATGGTTATAAACAATTGGGGAAAATGTTGTTGGGTTTTGCTCATTAACCAGTTGCTAAGCGGCCTGATATAAATGGCTGAGGTAACTGTAAGCGCGAAGAAGATTAATCCTGCTTCATATAAAAAAAGCATATATAAGTGGTGTGCCGTAAGTGTAGTAAGCGCGGCCCCGTCAACCAGCAGAATAAATGCAAGCAGCCATGCAATAGCATATAGCTTAAAATTCAGATTATAGCTTTGGTTTCTGCCGTAATCAATAGCAAATAAAACGTTGGGGTAAATGCCTATGAAAGTGATGGAAAAAAGGATGAGGTACAGTGATTTAAGGAATGAATTCTGATCGATACTTGCGAGCATGCATATAATAACTACTATATTGATAACTATAATAAGATTGTATTGCCTGTGAAAACATCTTTTTGGCCCTATCCATGAGGTTTCAAAGAGTTGCTTCTTAAAAAACGAACGTTTGGCGGATACAAAAAATACTATGGCGAATTGTGTGATGAGAAACAGTAACAGAAATATCAGCATGGCTATGGTAAATGCATAGGCCTGCATATCACGGTTATCATTATATTCCTGGCTTTCAAAAATTACAACAAAATAAGGCAGGCCTTTTACCGGCTTAATTTTAATATTGAGTTCGCGCCCATAATAGGTTGCCGTAAAGCCGGTGTCTGATTTTGCTTCCAGGCAACTTACCAGGCTGGTACTATCGGCAAATTCGCTTTTCAGGTTCTCGTTTAAATTTCTGTTGGTGATGCTATGGTACAATACCTTTCCATTGTTGTTGATAATAGCAAACTGGTAGCCATCGGGCGTTGTAACATGGTCTAAGCTTTTCATCGTAAACGTCATAGCTGCCACCGCCGCCGGCTGACTTAGTTTTGACGTTGATTTTATAGCCAGTACAGATCTGAAGGTTTCGTTGGTGACAGAAAAAATTTGATCCAGATATAGTTCATGGCCATTAAAGCTGTAGGTATTATTACTCCTGATTCTTTTAAAATAATCGCGCCAGCC includes:
- a CDS encoding dihydrofolate reductase family protein, with protein sequence MRKLKLQIQISIDGFAAGPNGENDWVFLSGGDEAGLQKIVDLADSSDTLLLGSKLAKSGFMEHWQNVADNQPDGPQRTLGQLIVNMRKVVFSSTETAVNGANVEVENGDLATVVKALKNQAGKDILVYGGIDFVSSLISLNLIDEYFIFTCPVAIGSGLSIFKERKILKLESSVAYNNGKVLNKYLPV
- the mgtA gene encoding magnesium-translocating P-type ATPase yields the protein MTIKEIKAKINTVATGLDENAAKKLRQAAGDEQHNFLNLLESNEHGLDTHSVADKHRQFGANEIAHEKAPAWYVQLFQAFLNPFIAVLIVLASVSFITDVLMSPPADRSYKTVIVVVVMVCLSSLLRFWQEFTSNRAAEALKSMVKTTATVLRRPQGKAEVDIRQLVSGDIVYLSAGDMIPADCRVMQSKDLFISQAMLTGESLPVEKKEAAASDADTGNLLDLDNICFMGTNVISGAATAVVVNTGSQTYFGSIGKAISGKRAETSFDKGVNKVSWLLIRFMLVMVPLVFVVNGVTKGDWVEALMFGISVAVGLTPEMLPMIVTANLAKGARNMSKRKVIVKRLNAIQNIGAMNILCTDKTGTLTMDKIVLERHLNVFGTEDNEVMKWAYLNSYHQTGLKNLLDIAVLEHADEHACLIEGERYQKVDEIPFDFQRRRMSVILEENDGRHLLICKGAVEEMLDLCSHAFDPGENHQLQIHSDAIILMDEKMRKTVLDTTRKLNEEGLRVLLIAIKETDKRPLTYSVADESNLILTGFIGFLDPAKPSTKPAIESLHELGVEVKVLTGDNEIVARKICKDVGIPVQNVLLGSEIEHLNDEALKIRLNDTSILAKLSPIQKSRIVKLLQEQGNTVGFMGDGINDAAALRDADVGISVDTAVDIAKESADIILLEKDLMVLRKGVIYGRRTFGNIIKYIKMTASSNYGNMFSMLGASALLPFLPMLPIQLLVQNLLYDISQISIPWDSMDREFIDQPQRWDARGISKFMLYIGPISSIFDYAMFAVMFFLFKANTPANQSLFQSGWFIEGLLSQTLIVHMIRTRKIPFIQSWATAPVLALTSLIMLIGIALPFSPLAPALKLQALPLSYFPWLIGILASYCVLTQYVKNWFIKRFDQWL
- a CDS encoding glycoside hydrolase family 32 protein, giving the protein MNKVKLLCLGLITITGSAFAQEKGVPTPQWRPAYHFTPQNNWTNDPNGLIFLNGEFNLYYQHNPFENKWGHMSWGHATSKDLISWKHLPVAIPEVITKDTTTWIYSGSAVLDKNNTSGFGVNGKPPLVAIFTADQPKQKKESQFIAYSNDGGLSYKQYAKNPVIDLNMHDFRDPNVFWHEESKQWVMTVSMVDEHMVRFYGSKNLKDWTKLSDFGPAGFTKNGWECPSILPLVVDGNPANIKWVLFVSLGGEHGPLIQYFVGDFDGTTFKNINDNSKILKTDYGDAFYAAIAWRDAPQNKKILLGWLQNGRQETYPWKGQMSIPHDLSLKTTSEGLVLNQLPSVFVTKALPKYAKGKPVEKKNVTIGSSGLKLPGDGNAYWIDAEFDIKNAKRVGFNVVEKAGTDKKVVVGYDAEKQQLFVDCTGSEKNNKSPENLVQTAPMSITGGIVKIKVLVDRSSLEVFGNDGEKVISTMIYPDKEATGLSAFADGEAAIKNLKLWNLNNDVK
- a CDS encoding cache domain-containing protein codes for the protein MFKFPAIGKNQVVAIVTFLTLIMLGVSYFYIYIPANEKVVQERRFRCLQNININIHSKIINSTWMLNNFLKTFPNDDQLQDYLSNYPKTNFTLLPVSSRLSGPQIRQQLQGSKVKWVDSSVSIRTNVAVQQLTIFLNKTITISGPTDTLKMRMGIRYNFDHFIKPLLVPDVFDNYIVFESDASDKGKTDDNIIYETFPSGLSYQSKDSLLTFKNKVSSPGLRKLSIGGKDYRAFSQPVNLDGKNQLIVVGLVPGKSYDQERKRLPLVVVLLLLTFATGAIVSLPWIKLYHTGNKDKLNASDGIASVLVSILMMALMFFVFMYFILFANTHGKISASSTSLANGISNALSTELENAYQTLKNFDSQSHLFANDDIANLGKSNLKFRTLSSRDTNYKPYREQLNAFAKPTALEEAFWIDSTGKELLNWSTDSAFTPRSNLGWRDYFKRIRSNNTYSFNGHELYLDQIFSVTNETFRSVLAIKSTSKLSQPAAVAAMTFTMKSLDHVTTPDGYQFAIINNNGKVLYHSITNRNLNENLKSEFADSTSLVSCLEAKSDTGFTATYYGRELNIKIKPVKGLPYFVVIFESQEYNDNRDMQAYAFTIAMLIFLLLFLITQFAIVFFVSAKRSFFKKQLFETSWIGPKRCFHRQYNLIIVINIVVIICMLASIDQNSFLKSLYLILFSITFIGIYPNVLFAIDYGRNQSYNLNFKLYAIAWLLAFILLVDGAALTTLTAHHLYMLFLYEAGLIFFALTVTSAIYIRPLSNWLMSKTQQHFPQLFITIKSLKKTETSFWTYTHSFAFMATTRLVITSGIPVAFFFIYASNYEQNLETRYKHFHFAKDLVQKMPKNTIEQGKLPVGAYIDSSFINNYGIVSDQKHIDSVEHYGRYLKEDFLTVQLLNAFKLQVKDIEIRSNNMVYANVGSDAFFNKLTNTNDISTNTIYKLTDKAFLGLGSAALGYHPSFEAIFDLHYLIPVILLSLLVVGFFYMIHNVIRKLFALGLPSQDGWREMDEQLLLDDKLNSLLLIVGPPGSGKLKNIQNKIKSRLFKDKHGKPLLYSEGTRPDDNVFVADMIRIPTENDDEDWKKCKADALKKSNKLVIINHFEYNIKDSQTNSIKLNFLESLMLQGKSKIMIISTVHPLTFLDSFTEEQRKNNADKAQTAGTASADSSKRDGNVSESELERWHVLLGHFRIIIQPLQGTGVRLRKKKKNAVTRVRSKASEREWRLHFARRVKLKATPTAPHLPKNIKNLRHSITEETRYTHYLHDMKEKAMDTLPLLNDEGVGLATDTLIFKMQISSHYFYTYIWQSLTKEEKFLLYDLAEDGLVNPYDDYNLSMLIYKGLITRSQGTLMLFNKGFRNYILTAIGNSEVERIKAQVKDTGNWSSLKVPLNLSIIGILIFLIVSQQEAYSQILTYITALGAGIPAVLKVLSMLGSNSNTQKTA
- a CDS encoding carbohydrate porin → MQKVFFTILTLLMISAGAMAQKADSTLSNPFSLHFQQTVITQYKPGFSALYTGLNSLSPGGETQTSITSTLFGAARLWRGATAVFNPELSGGSGLSKTTGIAGFPNGETFRVNSVAPAIYIARLYLTQRFEWGKEKDTVADDVNQPASVQSKRYFSVTAGKFGMADFFDGNTFSHDPRSQFMNWSLMDNGAWDYPANTRGYVLGLYTELGQLTWTLRFAFTLSVTEANSSTWDGKIGKANTQTLEFEKRYQVVNRPGVFRILTFMNNGKMGNYREAIRENPVTPVVDTTQRYGRHKYGFGINAEQYLSKDFGVFAKVSWNDGHTQIWYFTEIDRSLSFGGVLKGNLWKRPDDELALAFVANGLSSPHRDYLAAGGYGFIIGDGKLNYSSEMIAELYYKINAWQKKLWLSPDYQFVLHPAYNADRGPVHVLGIRAHVEF